The Botrytis cinerea B05.10 chromosome 6, complete sequence region AGATATGGACTTTCACAGATTCTCAATTCCGAGGCGATGCTCGATACCTCTTCGCCGATACCATTCGATTTCCTGATTAACGGTACATTCTTGCGAACGACCCTCGATGAATATCTCACTGCAAATGGGTTATCCTCCGAAACAACGTTAAACTTACAATATGTTCGAAGTTTGATACCTCCTCTTTATGAAGCAAGTTTCGAGCATGATGATTGGGTTAGCAGTGTTGATGTTTTGTCTGGGAGCTCTGCTGCAGGAGCTTGGGgtaaaaattcaattgttgaAGGGCAGGAGCGTATATTGTCAGGTTCTTATGATGGACTCCTCAGAGTTTGGAACAAATCAGGTCAGGCTATTGCAACATCTGCGCCTGCCAGTATTGGTGGGCATACCTCTGGAGTAAAGGCTGCGAAATGGCTCTCGGCCAGACAAGTTGCATCGGCAGGTTTGGATCGCACAATAAGGATATGGAATTATTCTGAATCAGAGGATCATTTCTCGGCGCAATTGAAACCAACCATGGAGTTATATGGCCATACCGGTAGCATTGACTCAATCGCAGTTCATGGACCATCGAATCGCATTTTATCTGCTTCAGCAGATGGACAAATTGGTTTCTGGACTTCACATAAATCCTCAGCACCCGAAGTAAATACTAGTCTTATTTCTGGACCATCTACAAAACGACGCAAGATCACAACCTCCACATCCACTCCTCAGCGTGGCCCTCTATCTCTCATGGATTGTCACAATGGACCTGCGACTGCTGTTATCTTCAACCCCCAGGATCCTACTGTTGCATATTCTGCTTCCCAAGATCATACCATCAAAACACTCGATATCACCACTTCCAGTATTGTCGACACAAGAACTTTATTGAACCCAATCCTCTCATTAAGCGCCCTACCAGGAATCGGTCATCAAATAATAGCAGCAGGTACAACAGCACGTCATATCGCTCTCATTGATCCTAGAGCTTCGGCTGCTACAACACAAGCCATGACACTTCGTGGACACACCAACTTCGTTTCATCAATATTTGCAGATCCTGATAGCAACTATGGATTAGTATCAGCTGGTCACGATGGAACCTGTAGGGTATGGGATCTTAGAAGCACAAGACAGGGAACGAAAGATGAAGGACTTGGTGTTGTTGGAGAGGCAGTTTATATcattgagagagagagtagGAAAGATAAGACAACTAAGACAGTTGGTGGTGAGGGAGTTAAGGTTTTCGATGTTAACTGGGATAAGGATGTTGGAATTGTTAGTGCTGGTGAAGATAAAATGGTTCAAGTGAATAGGGGAAGAGGTGTTACAAGACCCGAGAATTAGTTTATATACCCCTTTATAATAACCAAGTGGATTTATACTTGAACTACgatttttggtttttgatttgcacaagaaatgaatgaa contains the following coding sequences:
- the Bcytm1 gene encoding Bcytm1 — translated: MAQGQVQVHFSTTSPDIELPEGKQQLLVPTNVRRYGLSQILNSEAMLDTSSPIPFDFLINGTFLRTTLDEYLTANGLSSETTLNLQYVRSLIPPLYEASFEHDDWVSSVDVLSGSSAAGAWGKNSIVEGQERILSGSYDGLLRVWNKSGQAIATSAPASIGGHTSGVKAAKWLSARQVASAGLDRTIRIWNYSESEDHFSAQLKPTMELYGHTGSIDSIAVHGPSNRILSASADGQIGFWTSHKSSAPEVNTSLISGPSTKRRKITTSTSTPQRGPLSLMDCHNGPATAVIFNPQDPTVAYSASQDHTIKTLDITTSSIVDTRTLLNPILSLSALPGIGHQIIAAGTTARHIALIDPRASAATTQAMTLRGHTNFVSSIFADPDSNYGLVSAGHDGTCRVWDLRSTRQGTKDEGLGVVGEAVYIIERESRKDKTTKTVGGEGVKVFDVNWDKDVGIVSAGEDKMVQVNRGRGVTRPEN